The Nerophis ophidion isolate RoL-2023_Sa linkage group LG07, RoL_Noph_v1.0, whole genome shotgun sequence genome contains a region encoding:
- the tmub2 gene encoding transmembrane and ubiquitin-like domain-containing protein 2 translates to MAVCALTMLDGMVDEVTAAGGALLLALALVLAWLSTHVAERGDHILGTILTVGAHASLIGLGGDGGGPAGADASEQSGPAPSQDNKPDEGEGEGASEEGGDDGVRTEALLDIRCKAPPRVKATAKEEEGDCGEEEDQEEEYKKSAKEMPTSSISLRLKFLNDTEEVAVVQPHDTVAHLKSKYFCGREHQIKLIYQGQLLQDPKRTLLSLNITHNSVIHCHVSQALHDAGPEAGSQAGAGPGVGAVSAGWRAAGVAVSTGSLVVPVFVVILAVVWYFRINYRQFFTAPATISLVGVTVFFSFLIFGMHSR, encoded by the exons ATGGCAGTGTGTGCACTGACCATGTTGGACGGGATGGTGGACGAGGTGACGGCGGCAGGGGGAGCCCTCCTCCTGGCCCTGGCCCTCGTCCTGGCCTGGCTCTCCACCCACGTGGCCGAGCGCGGGGACCACATCCTGGGCACCATCCTCACTGTGGGGGCCCACGCCTCCCTCATCGGCCTGGGCGGCGACGGCGGCGGTCCCGCCGGCGCAGATGCCTCCGAGCAAAGCGGCCCGGCGCCCTCGCAGGACAACAAGCCCGACGAGGGCGAAGGCGAGGGGGCGTCGGAGGAAGGTGGGGACGACGGGGTGAGGACAGAGGCGCTGTTGGACATACGGTGCAAAGCCCCCCCAAGAGTGAAGGCCACCGCCAAGGAGGAAGAAGGTGATTGTGGCGAAGAGGAGGACCAGGAGGAGGAATATAAAAAAAGTGCGAAAGAAATGCCGACCTCGTCTATTTCGCTACGACTCAAGTTTTTAAACGACACGGAAGAGGTGGCTGTTGTTCAGCCGCACGACACCGTGGCACACCTTAAAAG CAAGTACTTCTGTGGGCGTGAGCATCAGATCAAGCTGATATATCAAGGCCAGCTGCTGCAGGACCCCAAGAGAACGCTGCTCTCACTGAACATTACTCACAACAGCGTCATCCACTGCCACGTCTCCCAGGCTCTGCACGACGCCGGGCCAGAGGCGGGGTCCCAGGCCGGGGCGGGGCCCGGAGTCGGGGCGGTGTCGGCCGGCTGGAGGGCGGCGGGCGTGGCCGTCAGCACGGGCAGCCTAGTGGTGCCCGTCTTCGTGGTGATCCTGGCCGTGGTGTGGTACTTCCGCATCAACTACCGCCAGTTCTTCACCGCCCCCGCCACCATCTCCCTGGTGGGCGTCACAGTCTTCTTCAGCTTCCTCATTTTTGGGATGCACAGCCGCTGA
- the atxn7l3a gene encoding ataxin-7-like protein 3 isoform X1, whose product MKMENLPLSGPDNTRLEALVHDVYSELVEDACLGLCFEVHRAVKHGYFFLDETDPESTKEFEIVDQPGLDIFGQVYNQWKNKECECPNCKRLIAASRFAPHLEKCLGMGRNSSRIASRRSARNETLASSNNTNNNVSKSESDQEDNDDLNDNDWSYGAEKKSKKRKSDKNQNSPRRSKSLKHKNGELGTGAGSEAFKYNYNAGISYESLAPEEVRSLLTTQCGVISEHTKKMCTRSQRCPQHTDEQRRAVRVFLLGPSASSLPDGTVESETFDLPDSSQSVISRLQWEDSPDTSPTDSASSRASTNHSDPRRPKRKKRSSLALTSAGGADAGSGSSQSNSSLPSKKKRPKLSAPSISSVFDDLN is encoded by the exons ATGAAAATGGAGAATTTGCCCCTTTCAGGCCCGGACAACACCCGGCTGGAG GCCTTGGTCCATGACGTTTACTCGGAGCTGGTGGAAGACGCCTGTTTGGGCCTTTGTTTCGAGGTGCATCGAGCTGTGAAACATGGATATTTCTTCCTGGATGAAACCGATCCGGAAAGCACAAAGGAATTTG AAATTGTGGATCAGCCGGGCCTGGATATCTTCGGCCAAGTGTACAACCAGTGGAAAAACAAAGAGTGCGAGTGTCCCAACTGCAAGCGACTTATCGCCGCCTCTCGCTTCGCCCCCCACCTGGAGAAATGTCTGGGCATGGGCCGTAACAGCAGCCGCATCGCCAGCCGCAGGTCGGCCCGGAACGAAAC GCTGGCCAGCagcaacaacaccaacaacaacGTCAGCAAGTCCGAGAGCGACCAGGAGGACAACGACGACCTCAACGATAACGACTGGTCTTACGGCGCCGAGAAGAAAT CCAAGAAGAGGAAGTCCGATAAG AATCAAAACTCACCTCGCCGATCCAAATCCCTGAAGCATAAGAATG GTGAGCTCGGGACCGGAGCAGGCTCAGAAGCTTTCAAG TACAACTACAATGCCGGTATCAGTTACGAAAGCCTGGCGCCCGAGGAAGTGAGATCGCTGTTGACCACG CAATGTGGAGTGATATCTGAACACACCAAGAAAATGTGCACCAG GtctcagagatgtccccaacacaCGGACGAGCAGAGGAGGGCCGTCAGGGTGTTCCTCCTGGGGCCTTCTGC GTCGTCTCTGCCCGATGGCACGGTGGAGAGTGAGACCTTTGACCTCCCTGACAGCAGCCAGAGCGTCATCAGCCGCCTCCAGTGGGAAGACTCCCCCGATACTTCCCCCACTGACTCCGCCTCCTCCCGAGCCA GCACAAACCATTCGGACCCTCGCAGGCCCAAGAGGAAGAAGCGAAGCTCTCTGGCTCTGACAAGTGCAGGGGGAGCTGACGCAGGAAGTGGAAGCTCTCAGAGTAACAGCAGCTTGCCCAGCAAAAAAAAGAGACCCAAACTCTCCGCACCTTCAATCTCCAGCGTCTTCGACGACTTAAACTAG
- the atxn7l3a gene encoding ataxin-7-like protein 3 isoform X2 gives MKMENLPLSGPDNTRLEALVHDVYSELVEDACLGLCFEVHRAVKHGYFFLDETDPESTKEFEIVDQPGLDIFGQVYNQWKNKECECPNCKRLIAASRFAPHLEKCLGMGRNSSRIASRRLASSNNTNNNVSKSESDQEDNDDLNDNDWSYGAEKKSKKRKSDKNQNSPRRSKSLKHKNGELGTGAGSEAFKYNYNAGISYESLAPEEVRSLLTTQCGVISEHTKKMCTRSQRCPQHTDEQRRAVRVFLLGPSASSLPDGTVESETFDLPDSSQSVISRLQWEDSPDTSPTDSASSRASTNHSDPRRPKRKKRSSLALTSAGGADAGSGSSQSNSSLPSKKKRPKLSAPSISSVFDDLN, from the exons ATGAAAATGGAGAATTTGCCCCTTTCAGGCCCGGACAACACCCGGCTGGAG GCCTTGGTCCATGACGTTTACTCGGAGCTGGTGGAAGACGCCTGTTTGGGCCTTTGTTTCGAGGTGCATCGAGCTGTGAAACATGGATATTTCTTCCTGGATGAAACCGATCCGGAAAGCACAAAGGAATTTG AAATTGTGGATCAGCCGGGCCTGGATATCTTCGGCCAAGTGTACAACCAGTGGAAAAACAAAGAGTGCGAGTGTCCCAACTGCAAGCGACTTATCGCCGCCTCTCGCTTCGCCCCCCACCTGGAGAAATGTCTGGGCATGGGCCGTAACAGCAGCCGCATCGCCAGCCGCAG GCTGGCCAGCagcaacaacaccaacaacaacGTCAGCAAGTCCGAGAGCGACCAGGAGGACAACGACGACCTCAACGATAACGACTGGTCTTACGGCGCCGAGAAGAAAT CCAAGAAGAGGAAGTCCGATAAG AATCAAAACTCACCTCGCCGATCCAAATCCCTGAAGCATAAGAATG GTGAGCTCGGGACCGGAGCAGGCTCAGAAGCTTTCAAG TACAACTACAATGCCGGTATCAGTTACGAAAGCCTGGCGCCCGAGGAAGTGAGATCGCTGTTGACCACG CAATGTGGAGTGATATCTGAACACACCAAGAAAATGTGCACCAG GtctcagagatgtccccaacacaCGGACGAGCAGAGGAGGGCCGTCAGGGTGTTCCTCCTGGGGCCTTCTGC GTCGTCTCTGCCCGATGGCACGGTGGAGAGTGAGACCTTTGACCTCCCTGACAGCAGCCAGAGCGTCATCAGCCGCCTCCAGTGGGAAGACTCCCCCGATACTTCCCCCACTGACTCCGCCTCCTCCCGAGCCA GCACAAACCATTCGGACCCTCGCAGGCCCAAGAGGAAGAAGCGAAGCTCTCTGGCTCTGACAAGTGCAGGGGGAGCTGACGCAGGAAGTGGAAGCTCTCAGAGTAACAGCAGCTTGCCCAGCAAAAAAAAGAGACCCAAACTCTCCGCACCTTCAATCTCCAGCGTCTTCGACGACTTAAACTAG
- the atxn7l3a gene encoding ataxin-7-like protein 3 isoform X3, whose translation MKMENLPLSGPDNTRLEALVHDVYSELVEDACLGLCFEVHRAVKHGYFFLDETDPESTKEFEIVDQPGLDIFGQVYNQWKNKECECPNCKRLIAASRFAPHLEKCLGMGRNSSRIASRRSARNETLASSNNTNNNVSKSESDQEDNDDLNDNDWSYGAEKKSKKRKSDKNQNSPRRSKSLKHKNGELGTGAGSEAFKYNYNAGISYESLAPEEVRSLLTTQCGVISEHTKKMCTRSSLPDGTVESETFDLPDSSQSVISRLQWEDSPDTSPTDSASSRASTNHSDPRRPKRKKRSSLALTSAGGADAGSGSSQSNSSLPSKKKRPKLSAPSISSVFDDLN comes from the exons ATGAAAATGGAGAATTTGCCCCTTTCAGGCCCGGACAACACCCGGCTGGAG GCCTTGGTCCATGACGTTTACTCGGAGCTGGTGGAAGACGCCTGTTTGGGCCTTTGTTTCGAGGTGCATCGAGCTGTGAAACATGGATATTTCTTCCTGGATGAAACCGATCCGGAAAGCACAAAGGAATTTG AAATTGTGGATCAGCCGGGCCTGGATATCTTCGGCCAAGTGTACAACCAGTGGAAAAACAAAGAGTGCGAGTGTCCCAACTGCAAGCGACTTATCGCCGCCTCTCGCTTCGCCCCCCACCTGGAGAAATGTCTGGGCATGGGCCGTAACAGCAGCCGCATCGCCAGCCGCAGGTCGGCCCGGAACGAAAC GCTGGCCAGCagcaacaacaccaacaacaacGTCAGCAAGTCCGAGAGCGACCAGGAGGACAACGACGACCTCAACGATAACGACTGGTCTTACGGCGCCGAGAAGAAAT CCAAGAAGAGGAAGTCCGATAAG AATCAAAACTCACCTCGCCGATCCAAATCCCTGAAGCATAAGAATG GTGAGCTCGGGACCGGAGCAGGCTCAGAAGCTTTCAAG TACAACTACAATGCCGGTATCAGTTACGAAAGCCTGGCGCCCGAGGAAGTGAGATCGCTGTTGACCACG CAATGTGGAGTGATATCTGAACACACCAAGAAAATGTGCACCAG GTCGTCTCTGCCCGATGGCACGGTGGAGAGTGAGACCTTTGACCTCCCTGACAGCAGCCAGAGCGTCATCAGCCGCCTCCAGTGGGAAGACTCCCCCGATACTTCCCCCACTGACTCCGCCTCCTCCCGAGCCA GCACAAACCATTCGGACCCTCGCAGGCCCAAGAGGAAGAAGCGAAGCTCTCTGGCTCTGACAAGTGCAGGGGGAGCTGACGCAGGAAGTGGAAGCTCTCAGAGTAACAGCAGCTTGCCCAGCAAAAAAAAGAGACCCAAACTCTCCGCACCTTCAATCTCCAGCGTCTTCGACGACTTAAACTAG